A window of Harpia harpyja isolate bHarHar1 chromosome 23, bHarHar1 primary haplotype, whole genome shotgun sequence contains these coding sequences:
- the FMC1 gene encoding protein FMC1 homolog, which produces MRRRSIGRRGREECKMAALGSPLRTLRGLLRELRHAGGRASRPYRDTPAYQHVVAAFRAHRVTSEKLCRAQQELHFQAATYLCLLRSVREHGALHQEYHGKGERSPEEVAGLVGFRLPQQPGGKG; this is translated from the exons ATGCGGCGGCGCTCGATTGGtcggcggggccgggaggagtGTAAGATGGCGGCTCTGGGCTCACCGCTGCGGACCTTGCGCGGGCTCTTGCGCGAGCTTCGCCACGCCGGCGGCCGGGCGAGCCGCCCCTACCGCGACACGCCGGCCTACCAGCACGTCGTCGCAGCCTTCCGCGCCCACCGG GTCACCAGCGAGAAGCTGTGCCGGGCCCAGCAGGAGCTGCACTTCCAGGCTGCCACCTACCTCTGCCTGCTCCGCAGCGTCCGGGAGCACGGGGCCCTTCACCAGGAGTACCACGGCAAAGGGGAGCGCTCGCCCGAGGAGGTCGCCGGCCTGGTGGGCTTCAGGTTGCCTCAGCAGCCGGGAGGGAAGGGCTGA